The genomic stretch ATGTGTGGATGCAGTCAGAGAACACTATAAGTGGTTTAATGCAAATCAAACTTATTCGATGAAACCCATCAGAACAAATTACGATCATCTGGATGATAAGAATAGAACACGTAAACAAAAATAACATAGGTCCCTAACCAATACATCATATGTTTATATTAATTACGCCAGCTCATAATGAAATCGATCAGGTCGACGGATTGGTTAAATGTATAGAATCCAGTTCATTAAAACCTGATATCTGGTTAATTGTTGATGACTGCAGTGATGATGGAACTGGAGATAAATTTAAACAGAATGGCAAAGATTTAGATTTCATGCGAATCCACAGAATCAAAGAATCAAGCGATTACATGGAATTTCATTATTCACATGTACTCATAGAAGGTATTGCGTCTATTCGATCTGAAATTTCTCAAGCAGATTTCGTTGGGATTCTGGATGCAGATATACGTTTCGGAAAACATTACTGGGAAAAATTAAAAAATTTTTTGACCATAAATCCTGACTATGGTATTGTATCCGGTGTGCTTTGTTCGCCTAACAAAAATGGAACCTTCGTAGTTGAGAACTTTCAACGCACCGACAATCCCCGAGGGGGTTTAAGATTAATGAGGGGTTCTTGTTTCAGAGAAATTGGTAAAGTTCAAAGGAGCAGAGCACCTGACTCTATCATGAATGTAAAATGCCGAATATTAAAGTGGAAAATTTGTATAATAAACGATGTCTATGCAGTAAGTACACGCTCTACGAATGATCGTATTAATATTAAAGCTGGTGCTATCAGTTTTGGGGTAAGAGCGTGGCATCTTCATCAACCCTTTTGGCAAGTATTCATTAGAACTTGTGCCCTTATCCTAAAGGGGCATTTTAAAAGAGGATTTTATTATATTATCGGATTTTATAAAGCATGTTGGCATAGGGAGGAACAATTCCCTGACAAAGAGATACGCCATTATTATCGATATACTCGTACTCTTGAGTGGATAAATATGAGTTTGAGAAAAATCTGTAATAAACCATCAAATATTACATTAATTCCAATTATGGAAAAAACCTCAGAAGAGATTTTTATTTAGAAATTAAGGAAATTATATGTTTAAAAAATTTAAAGAAGTTAATGATTTTGCAAAAAAAACGAGTGCACAAAGAGCAATTTATTCAAAATTTATCGTAATACCTGCAGCCAATTTAATTGTTTCAATGGTTGAAAAGACCAAACTCACTCCCAATGCAGCAACTACTATTTCCCTTCTTTTCGGAATCCTTATGGCTGCTTCAATAGTATTCATATCTGGTTATTGGGGAATGTTCATGGCAGCTATTTTTTATAACTTTCGTCTAATGTGGGATGTGGTAGATGGCACTCTTGCAAGAAGAAAAAGTATGTCTTCAGAAAAGGGAAGCTGGTGGGATCAACTTGTGGGAAAAATCAGCACTTTATTACTTCTCGCTTCTTTGACCTATCGTGTATACCCAAAAAGTTTTTGGATTTGTGTTGTTGTATTTTTACTGTTTGTCTATTCCTCTCACAGGCTTATTACTCACACAAAGAAAAAGTACTCAACAAAAAAATTGTTAGACAAACATAGCTCATTTATAGCAAATATATATTTTGAAATTTCCCGTTATCATATTTTCGCTGTTCCATTTCTCTTTTTGAACAAGCCACTTTGGGTAATCTATGGATTTGGGTTAGTTGAATGTATTTGGGTTGTAAAAACTCTCATTTGTATGTTTGGTAATTTAAATCAGAAATAGATTGTATGTTTTCCAAGGTTCGGACTACTCTTAAAGATTCAATAATTTACGGTTTCGGAAATATAACAACAAAAATTGTTGGGCTTGTTTTATTACCTTTATACACTTCTCATATTACGGTCTCTGATTACGGCATTCTTGGAATTCTGGAAATTACAATACTAATCCTCACTCAAGTACTTATGTTTGGTCAACATCAGGCATATGTGCGGTTTTTCTGTAAACAAGACAATACTGAAAATACAAAAGATCCTTTCTTCACATCATTTCTATTTCTCATTCTTATAGGACTTTTACTCAATTTTTTTGGAAATATATTTTTAAAGAACATTTCAGGCAAGTTTCATGATCCTCAAGTTTTCAAAATATATGTTCAGATATCATTATGGGTCGTTGCATTCCGCTTAATTAACAAATTATGCCTATCTTCGTTTAGAGCAAGAGGAAAAGCCCTTCTGTACACAATAAGTAATATCTGTAAATTAACATGCACGTTAGGACTTACTATTTATTTTGTTGCATTTATGAAAATAGGAATTAAAGGAATACTCATTTCATATTTAATTGGTGAGGTTCTCCTATTCATCATAATCCTTCCAAGAATTTTAACTTCAATAAAGTTCGAGTTAGACCCTTTAATGTTGAAAAAAACATTGTACTTTGGATTTCCATTAATCTTTTCTGCTCTTGCCGGTATGCTTCTTAATATGGGAGATAGATATATCCTTAAAATACTCGGAAATTATAAAGAAGTTGGTTTATATAATCTCGGATACAAAGTAGCGAGTGTGTTGAGTATATTTCTGATACAATCTTTTCAACTTGGATTACAGCCGATTGCTTACTCTATGTATCAGAAAAAGGGAGACAAAAGATTCTATAGTAAAATGCTGACTTATTCTATGTTCGTTCTAACCTGGGCTGGTTTAGGTTTGGCGATTATCAGCAAAGAATTGATAAAAACACTGGCGCTGAATCCTGATTATTGGCTCGCATATACAATTGTTCCATATATAATCTTCGGTCTTCTTTTCAGTGGAGCGAGAACGGTTGTTAACATTGGATTATATATTACTCATAAAACATCTTCAATCGCAATAAATACTGTTATTGCAGCGATTCTGAATATATTGCTCAATTTTCTGCTTATTCCAAAATTTCAAATACTCGGTGCTGCATATGCGACGATTATCTCTTTCATCGTGCTCTATATTATGAGTTACAGAGCAGCACAAAAACATTATAAGGTCCCATACGAAAATAACAAGCTCTTCCTGCTGATTTTGTTATGGATTGCACTTGTCTTTTTATCCTCATTAACCAATGGGTTTTCAATTGTTATAAGAATCTTGATAAAAATTTCCGTTTTCATATCTTTCCCCTTTATACTCTATCTATTGAGATTTTTTGAACCAGTTGAGATTAGAAGAATAGGTGGATCAATCAATAAATGGATGAGCAAAATTCGTCATAAACAAGTGAATAAGGATTATCATGGATAAAAAAAGAAAAAATATCGATATTGAGAATACTACAAACATCGAGCGTGGTATAAAAATATCCCCAATTCAAAGAAATATATTAATTTTTATCGGAATTTTTATTGTATTATTGATCGTATTCAGCCCAATGGTTTTCCAGAAACTTCGTCCGGGTGGTGTCGATGTGATCGGTTCGAAAGGTTCAAGTCATCAGATGAAGAAATATCAGGAAGAGAATAATGAAGAAGTATATTGGAACTCTCCCGTATTTTCAGGAATGCCGTCATATCACAGAAAGAGACCATTAGCATTTTCTTTTGATAAAATCATTCATGACATCTTAGATAAAGTTGTCTATGCTTACATCTGGCTCTACCTCATCGGTTTTATCGGTATGTTCTATCTGCTTCGGTTTTTCAAACTCGGATTCTGGGAATCTGTTTTTGGCGGACTCGGATTTATTTTCATTCCGCACTTTATGTCTTTGTTGAATATCGGGCACTTTGCCAAGTTCCGTCCGATCATGTATATGCCAATTGTTACATTCTTCTTCATCAGTTTTCTGAATAAGAAAAACCTGCTCTGGTTATTAGGATTCATCTTCTCATTTTCAATCCAGATCCGCACTCAACACTACCAGATCATCTTCTACCAGATCATGATCCTTGTTTTTATTGGGCTTTACTATCTTATCAAAATGCTCGTTGATAAAGAACCAAAGCGTTTCCTCGTGAAAATTCTACTAGTTATAGGAGGATCTCTTCTGATAACTGCAATGGTTGCTCAACCGCTCTTTGTGACCAATGAATACACACCCTATTCTATCCGTGGTGGTACTGGTGATGAAGAATCAACCGGACTTGATATGGATTATGCAACCGGCTGGTCAATGCACCCGACAGAACTTCTGACTTTTATAATGCCAAGATTTTACGGCGGAACGTCAAACGAACTCTATATGGGCACCAAAGTCGAGCAATGGCACAATAAACGACTTCCAACCTATTGGGGGCACATGCCCTTCAACCAGGCGTATGACTATTTTAGTGTTGTGCTTCTGATTTTTGCGGTTATCGGACTGATCTTGTGTTTTAAAAAAGGGTATATCAAAGTACTGCTTGGCTTGTTTATCTTGTCTCTGTTTCTTTCCTTTGGGAGACATTTCTCTGCATTTTACTCTGTCTTTTTCAATTATGTGCCATTCTTTAATAAATTTCGTGTGCCCTCGATGACGATCATCATCATGCAGTTCATTATGATCATATGGGCTGCACATGGATTGAAGCAAGTCCTTGAAATCACAAAAAATAATCTGAAAAAGATTCAGAACATTGTCATCGGTACTGGGGTTGCACTTATTCTCATTGGTTTGATTGTTATCATTGCCGGTTCATCCTTCCCTCTCGAGAAAGCAGGCGATGCTTCGAGATATGAACCCCAGGTACTCGAAATGATCAAACAAGTACGGGTTGAAATGCTTCAAGCTGACGCTCTGCGCATGATCCTCTTTACTCTTGTCACTGCCGGCATTATTCTCCTTTTCATCCATAAAAAGATCAAAAAATACATTTTCATCGGACTGGCTATCATTATTCTTCTTGTTGACCTTGTCCCATATGTGAAAAAAGCAGAGGGTGAATTGTACGATCCAGTAAAACTCGAACAGCAGCATTTTAAAATGAAGTCAGCAGATAAAGCAATTTTGAAGGACACCTCTTATTATAGGGTTTTTCCGATTACCGAAAATCCATTCAATAATAATGATTGGTCATACTATCACAACTCTATTGGCGGATATAATGCAGCAAAGTTGAGGATTTATCAAGATATAGTAGAAAATTGTATCCTGAGTATTACAGCTACGCAAGTTCCAATAAACTGGAATATCTTAAAAATGCTCAATACCAAATATATTATCTCATCTACACAGCTTCCTCAAGTCAATCTCACTCCCTATTATTATGATCAAACCAATAAACTTCTTGTTTATCAGGCGACCTATGATCCCAAACCTGCCTGGTTTGTTGGTGATGTTATTACGATAACAGATAGAGATGCTCGTTTTGCTAAAATCAACGATCCCACTTTCGATCCATATGAGACTGCGATCCTTGAAGAACAGTTCGTTCTGCCAATCGAAAAACCGGACTCCTCCTATGTTAAGGTTACTCCGTCATTCAATACTATGGAATATGAAATCTATACTGACAAACCTGCATTGTTTGTTGCTTCAGAAATTTATTATCCTGCAAAAGGTGGATGGAAAGCGTTTGTTGATGGTAAGGAAGTACCAATATATAAGACGGATCATATCCTTCGCTCGATCTATATAGAAAAGCCCGGTGAGCATGAAATAGTTTTTGAGTTTAGTCCCCAAACTTTCATAAAGTATTACAAAATTTCACTCATTGCCCATATTTTTGCATTTGTTTGTCTTATAGTAGTAGCATTACTCACGATTTTCAATAAAAAAAAGAAAGAAAAGAACTGATGTCCCATTCTACATCCTGCGTCATTCCTCCTCCTTTGGTTTCAATCATCGTTCCGGCATATAATCGAGCTGAGGAGATCGATGAATTTCTCTCTTCTTTCGAGAAGCAAACGAAGAAGAATTTTGAAGTGATCGTTGTTGATGATGGCTCAACTGATTCAACAAACCAAGTAATTGAAGACCATTCACCAAATCTCGATCTGAGATATTTTTTTCAGCAAAATAAAGGACCTGGTGCAGCACGAAATCTCGGGATGGAAAAAGCAAAAGGCACTATCTTTGTATTTATTGATTCTGACTGTACTGTTCCGGAAAATTACATCGAAAACCTATCTCAACACCTTAAGCACGAAGAATTCGATGCCTTTGGTGGACCCGACACCTGTCATGATGATTTCCCACCTTTTCTTAAAGCGATCAACTACTCAATGACCTCATTTATTGGAACAGGCGGCACACGTGGTTCGAAGGGTAAACAGCTGACAAGATATTATCCGCGCAGTTTTAATATGGGAATCAAACGAGAAGTATTCGATGCGATTGGCGGGATGAATTCACTCAGACACGGACAGGACATGGAATTCTCGAATAGGATTTATGATGCAGGATTCAAGGTCACTTATTTTGATGATGTAAAAGTGTACCACAAAAGAAGAACGAATCTAAAGAAATTTTTTAAGCAGATATTCAACTGGGGGGTTACACGCATCAACCTCGGGAGAATCGATAAAAAAATGCTCAAACCGATCCACTTTCTGCCGGCGTTTGCTCTACTCGGATATATCGTCTCAGCTATTATTGCATTTTTCTTGCCTGTATTTTTATGGATATTTCTCGGGGAAAGTTCCCTGCTTGTTCTTATTCTCATCTTTGCATGCATTCAATCGACAATAAAGAATAAATCTTTTCGCGTCGGATTACTCTCAATTGTAACATTGCTTACACAAGTATTTGGGTATGGTGCAGGACTTATAGTCGGTGTTATTAAATCACTCTTTATTAAAAAAGGAAAGTGGATCACGGGATTTACGAAGAAGTATTATAAATAAATTAACTTACGACTTCTTTTATACTTTTCTAAATAACTCTTGATTTTATTCCGATTTTCTCCTGCTTGCAATTGTCATAAAAACTGCCATAATAATCCAAAGTACAATTGCCAAAGGAATTGAAACAAAAACCAAGATTGCAAAAGCCAAGAATGATGCAACCGGTGTCAGGGATGCAATAACCTTTTGCCTTTTTTCTGTTTTTGTTAGCGGACAAATATACAAATCATGATGATCTGCAACCAGTATAAGTACTACTTCCAAAGTACTTACGATAGCTACCCAAACCGAGAAGAATGATAACGCTACCGGATTCACTGTATATTCTCCCAAGGTTGCAGCTGGAAGTGGCAACAACGCGATAAATGCAAGATAAAGCAGTTCTACAGTAATGTATCGGGCATTCATCCCTTTGAGCGCAACGGTGAATTTGTGATTTGCTCTCCAGTAAAATGCAATCCACATAAATGTGAACGCATAAGCCACAAGTTTTGGCCACAATACTAGGAGTGCATGTAATAATTCTGGGATAGAGCCAGCATCCTTCACCATCGGTAATCCAATTCCAACCGCTACGAGAGTTAATGCTATTGCAAAAACCGCATCCGAAAAAAAGATCATTCTATCAAAAGCAGAGGTTCCTTTAGGATAGAATTTTTGATCCCAGGGGTCTTCTTTATTCATAAACACCTCTTTTAAAAATTCTTCTTTTTATGTTACTGCGATCTAGGGAGAATGATATTGAGGATAATTGCTGTCAAACCGCCAGTAGAAATCGAAGAACCAAAAATATTTTGAATTATCTGTGGCATATTCTGTAATATCTGTGGTACGAACTGCACTCCCAGACCAAGTCCGAACGAGACTGCAAGAATGAGAAAGGAACGTCTGTCGAGTTTCGTTGTCGAAATAATCTTTATTCCAGCTGCAGCCACTGATCCGAACATTATCAATGTTGCAGCTCCAATCACAGAACTTGGAATTAATCTCAGCACGCCTCCCACAATTGGAAATAATCCGAATACAAAAAGGAATATTGCGACGATCATTCCCACATACCTGCTGGCAACACCAGTCAGCTGTATCACTCCATTGTTCTGACTGAAGGTTGTGTTCGGAAATGTATTGAAAACAGAAGCAAGCATTGAATTGAATCCATCTCCCAACACTCCGCCTTTTATCCTTTTTATGTATAGATCACCCTGGATCGACTCGCCGGACACAACTGATGTCGCAGTCAAATCACCAATAGACTCGATTGTTGTAATAAGATAGATAATTGCAATAGGTATAAAGAACTCAAATTTAAGATGGAACCCAAACTTGAACGGCACGGGTACACTCACAACCGGTAATGCCTGAATACTACTAAAATCAATCTCAACAAGAAAAAGTGAGAGAATGAAGCCGCACACAAGCCCGATCACTATCGAGGTCATGCGCAAAATTTGTGACTTACTCGTATTACACAAAACAATAACAATGATGGTCACAGCAGCAAGAATAAGATTTGTGAAATTTCCAAACTGTCCCGAACCGCCTTTCAGTAAAGCACTTCCTCCGCCCATATCAATCACAGCAACTTTGATCAGACTCAACCCGATCAGCGTAACAACAGTTCCGGTTACGGTCGGTGTAATGATCTTCTTCAGGAAATGCAAAAATCTGCTGATAATTATTTCTATGAACGAGCCAAGAAAACAAAGAGCAAATATTGTTCCAAGTATTTCCCGAGAAGAAGCACCTCGTTCTCTCATAATTAAACCTGCCGCAATAATCGGTGTTAGAAAAGCAAAATCTGTTCCCTGAATACTGAGAAGTCCAGATCCAACTGGTCCGACTCTCTTAATCTGAATGAACGTAGCAACACCCGACACCATCAGAGCCATTGAAATAAGGTAAGGAACTACCGCATGTAGAT from Candidatus Cloacimonadota bacterium encodes the following:
- a CDS encoding glycosyltransferase family 2 protein — protein: MFILITPAHNEIDQVDGLVKCIESSSLKPDIWLIVDDCSDDGTGDKFKQNGKDLDFMRIHRIKESSDYMEFHYSHVLIEGIASIRSEISQADFVGILDADIRFGKHYWEKLKNFLTINPDYGIVSGVLCSPNKNGTFVVENFQRTDNPRGGLRLMRGSCFREIGKVQRSRAPDSIMNVKCRILKWKICIINDVYAVSTRSTNDRINIKAGAISFGVRAWHLHQPFWQVFIRTCALILKGHFKRGFYYIIGFYKACWHREEQFPDKEIRHYYRYTRTLEWINMSLRKICNKPSNITLIPIMEKTSEEIFI
- a CDS encoding CDP-alcohol phosphatidyltransferase family protein; this encodes MFKKFKEVNDFAKKTSAQRAIYSKFIVIPAANLIVSMVEKTKLTPNAATTISLLFGILMAASIVFISGYWGMFMAAIFYNFRLMWDVVDGTLARRKSMSSEKGSWWDQLVGKISTLLLLASLTYRVYPKSFWICVVVFLLFVYSSHRLITHTKKKYSTKKLLDKHSSFIANIYFEISRYHIFAVPFLFLNKPLWVIYGFGLVECIWVVKTLICMFGNLNQK
- a CDS encoding polysaccharide biosynthesis C-terminal domain-containing protein; amino-acid sequence: MFSKVRTTLKDSIIYGFGNITTKIVGLVLLPLYTSHITVSDYGILGILEITILILTQVLMFGQHQAYVRFFCKQDNTENTKDPFFTSFLFLILIGLLLNFFGNIFLKNISGKFHDPQVFKIYVQISLWVVAFRLINKLCLSSFRARGKALLYTISNICKLTCTLGLTIYFVAFMKIGIKGILISYLIGEVLLFIIILPRILTSIKFELDPLMLKKTLYFGFPLIFSALAGMLLNMGDRYILKILGNYKEVGLYNLGYKVASVLSIFLIQSFQLGLQPIAYSMYQKKGDKRFYSKMLTYSMFVLTWAGLGLAIISKELIKTLALNPDYWLAYTIVPYIIFGLLFSGARTVVNIGLYITHKTSSIAINTVIAAILNILLNFLLIPKFQILGAAYATIISFIVLYIMSYRAAQKHYKVPYENNKLFLLILLWIALVFLSSLTNGFSIVIRILIKISVFISFPFILYLLRFFEPVEIRRIGGSINKWMSKIRHKQVNKDYHG
- a CDS encoding glycosyltransferase, whose translation is MSHSTSCVIPPPLVSIIVPAYNRAEEIDEFLSSFEKQTKKNFEVIVVDDGSTDSTNQVIEDHSPNLDLRYFFQQNKGPGAARNLGMEKAKGTIFVFIDSDCTVPENYIENLSQHLKHEEFDAFGGPDTCHDDFPPFLKAINYSMTSFIGTGGTRGSKGKQLTRYYPRSFNMGIKREVFDAIGGMNSLRHGQDMEFSNRIYDAGFKVTYFDDVKVYHKRRTNLKKFFKQIFNWGVTRINLGRIDKKMLKPIHFLPAFALLGYIVSAIIAFFLPVFLWIFLGESSLLVLILIFACIQSTIKNKSFRVGLLSIVTLLTQVFGYGAGLIVGVIKSLFIKKGKWITGFTKKYYK
- a CDS encoding DUF1211 domain-containing protein, producing MNKEDPWDQKFYPKGTSAFDRMIFFSDAVFAIALTLVAVGIGLPMVKDAGSIPELLHALLVLWPKLVAYAFTFMWIAFYWRANHKFTVALKGMNARYITVELLYLAFIALLPLPAATLGEYTVNPVALSFFSVWVAIVSTLEVVLILVADHHDLYICPLTKTEKRQKVIASLTPVASFLAFAILVFVSIPLAIVLWIIMAVFMTIASRRKSE
- a CDS encoding purine/pyrimidine permease — its product is MEQNKSGIIYTLNQRPPLVEAIFAALQHFLAIFIPIITPTLIIGNILNLHAVVPYLISMALMVSGVATFIQIKRVGPVGSGLLSIQGTDFAFLTPIIAAGLIMRERGASSREILGTIFALCFLGSFIEIIISRFLHFLKKIITPTVTGTVVTLIGLSLIKVAVIDMGGGSALLKGGSGQFGNFTNLILAAVTIIVIVLCNTSKSQILRMTSIVIGLVCGFILSLFLVEIDFSSIQALPVVSVPVPFKFGFHLKFEFFIPIAIIYLITTIESIGDLTATSVVSGESIQGDLYIKRIKGGVLGDGFNSMLASVFNTFPNTTFSQNNGVIQLTGVASRYVGMIVAIFLFVFGLFPIVGGVLRLIPSSVIGAATLIMFGSVAAAGIKIISTTKLDRRSFLILAVSFGLGLGVQFVPQILQNMPQIIQNIFGSSISTGGLTAIILNIILPRSQ